The window AGCTCCTTGGGCTTAATCCATTTATACTCCACATGTTCCCAGTCAGTTTTTATCTTATCGCTACTCGTTTTGAACAGATAGGGATGCACAACCCAATCATCATTTACATAAATCAAATTTCCTTCCCTAACAAGTGCTACGTCACTTTCTTTCAAACCTATTTCCTCTTCTATTTCCTTAATTGCAGTTTCAAAAGGCTCTTCGTTACTTTCAATATAACCTGACACAGTTGCCCACTTTCCTTTATAAGTTCTTACACTATCGCTCCTTTTCAAAATCAATATTTTATTATCTTTAATTATGAAGCAAGAAACAACGTGTATCATTAAACAAAAAATGCATGTGTGAATTAAAATAGTTTGTGAACCACTCTCACGGGATTTTGAATTGGTGGAATAATCGGACTTATAGTTATAGCAGCAGTCGTAGCAGTTGCAGTTGT is drawn from Candidatus Thermoplasmatota archaeon and contains these coding sequences:
- a CDS encoding NUDIX pyrophosphatase is translated as MIHVVSCFIIKDNKILILKRSDSVRTYKGKWATVSGYIESNEEPFETAIKEIEEEIGLKESDVALVREGNLIYVNDDWVVHPYLFKTSSDKIKTDWEHVEYKWIKPKELKNYDTVPKLKESLESVLGYEL